In Myxococcus stipitatus, the following are encoded in one genomic region:
- a CDS encoding SBBP repeat-containing protein, with amino-acid sequence MSRLKSMKRGILTGALALAFLGGCQGEESSTDVSGNEPGAQTQALTCTNLVPVMTSATTPSGTVTSSGQFGSTYPAWKAFDDTYSFWLSPQGQSPVWLAYELPSGPKVVQRYAVTYANGSLTTRAPRNWTLDGWNGSTWVTVDTRTNQTGWTANQAQRREFEVMTPGAYSKYRLNVMDDNDPDAGIVVISIARLELLDCGQPYPVVQALWTRTSGAPGGFSRVHDVAGDSTGRNYVTGVTTVGLEGQPTSGSMDSFLTARDANGVLLWSRQITSPNTDVWAYGIARSQVSGSLFVGGLVKGSLHTNPSAGLLDAFLTKYSSAGVRQWTRQFGAPGATVQGFGVAVDASDNTFLVGSTDRGMDGEARIGRYDAFVAKYNATGTRLWSRTLGYPGQETAAMRVACDNAGNVYVSGDTNGNLDGHALTGDKDIFITKYDTHGEKQWTRLAGAPGVQAEASGATTDPSGNVYVTGHSLGGIDGVPTLDMEPDIFAARFSPEGVKQWVWELDTVARSWGTGIQATDTAVYVSGNAMADVMNPSAPSEGVAHNFVAKLSPTGTQQWVVQQGTATRGTAKASVRSNGLTVDSSGNLYLGGFVDGDFDGNTLKGAPDTCVTKLPAP; translated from the coding sequence ATGAGCAGATTGAAGTCCATGAAGCGAGGCATCCTGACCGGAGCGTTGGCCTTGGCCTTCCTCGGGGGCTGCCAGGGGGAAGAGTCGTCCACGGACGTCTCCGGGAACGAGCCGGGCGCCCAGACCCAGGCGCTGACCTGTACGAATCTCGTGCCGGTGATGACATCCGCGACCACGCCGTCGGGCACCGTCACGAGCTCCGGGCAGTTCGGTTCCACCTACCCCGCGTGGAAGGCCTTCGACGACACCTACTCGTTCTGGCTCTCGCCCCAGGGCCAGTCTCCGGTGTGGCTCGCCTACGAGCTCCCGAGTGGGCCGAAGGTCGTCCAGCGTTACGCCGTCACCTACGCGAATGGCTCGCTCACGACACGCGCCCCGAGGAACTGGACGCTGGACGGCTGGAATGGCTCGACCTGGGTGACGGTCGACACGCGCACCAACCAGACGGGGTGGACCGCCAACCAGGCCCAGCGTCGAGAGTTCGAGGTCATGACACCCGGGGCGTACTCGAAGTACCGGCTGAACGTCATGGACGACAACGACCCGGACGCGGGCATCGTGGTCATCTCCATCGCGCGGCTCGAGTTGCTCGACTGCGGTCAGCCCTACCCCGTCGTGCAGGCGCTCTGGACGAGGACGTCCGGGGCACCGGGTGGCTTCAGCCGGGTGCATGACGTCGCCGGGGACTCCACGGGGCGCAACTACGTCACGGGAGTGACCACCGTCGGATTGGAAGGCCAGCCGACGTCCGGCTCGATGGATTCGTTCCTCACCGCGCGCGACGCGAACGGGGTCCTTCTCTGGTCCCGGCAGATTACCTCGCCGAACACGGATGTCTGGGCCTATGGCATCGCGCGGAGCCAGGTCTCCGGGAGCCTCTTCGTCGGAGGCCTCGTCAAGGGTTCGTTGCACACCAACCCCTCGGCGGGGCTCCTGGACGCCTTCCTTACGAAGTACTCCAGCGCGGGCGTGCGGCAGTGGACGCGACAGTTTGGCGCGCCCGGTGCCACGGTCCAAGGTTTCGGCGTCGCGGTGGACGCGTCGGACAACACCTTCCTGGTGGGCAGCACGGACCGCGGAATGGATGGAGAGGCGCGCATCGGCAGGTACGACGCCTTCGTCGCCAAGTACAACGCCACGGGCACCCGGTTGTGGTCCCGGACGCTTGGCTATCCAGGACAGGAGACGGCCGCGATGCGAGTTGCCTGTGACAACGCCGGCAATGTCTATGTCTCTGGCGACACGAATGGCAACCTGGACGGCCACGCCCTGACCGGCGACAAGGACATCTTCATCACCAAGTACGACACCCATGGCGAGAAGCAGTGGACTCGACTGGCCGGGGCACCGGGGGTACAGGCGGAGGCCTCCGGCGCCACGACCGACCCCTCGGGGAACGTCTACGTGACGGGCCACAGCCTCGGCGGAATCGACGGCGTGCCGACCCTCGACATGGAGCCGGACATCTTCGCGGCCCGCTTCTCCCCCGAGGGCGTGAAGCAGTGGGTCTGGGAGCTCGACACGGTCGCCCGCTCCTGGGGCACGGGCATCCAGGCCACGGACACGGCGGTGTATGTGAGCGGGAACGCGATGGCCGACGTGATGAATCCGTCCGCCCCCAGCGAAGGCGTGGCCCACAACTTCGTGGCGAAGCTGAGCCCGACGGGCACCCAGCAGTGGGTGGTGCAGCAGGGTACGGCGACGCGCGGTACCGCGAAGGCGTCCGTCCGCAGCAACGGCCTCACCGTCGACTCGAGCGGCAATCTCTACCTGGGTGGCTTCGTCGATGGCGACTTCGATGGGAACACGCTCAAGGGCGCTCCCGACACCTGCGTGACGAAGCTGCCGGCACCGTAG